The stretch of DNA ACCGCGCAGACCGCTTCGCCCGACAGTCCGCTGGCGGCCTGGCTGGCCGCAGCGAGCGAAGGCAACGCCGGGGCCTGCTTCGACCTCGGGGTGGCCTTTTCCACCGGCAGCAACGGCGCGCAATGCGACCTGATCGAAGCGCACAAGTGGTTCAACCTTGCCGCCGCACGCGGGCACGAGGAAGCCTCCTTCTGCCGCGCCGACATCTCCGACGAAATGACCGCGCGCGAAATCGCCGAAGCCCAGCGCCGCGCGCGCCAATGGCTCGCGGAAGGACGCCTGCGCGCTGCGTAAACCCCGTTAGCTGTCTTTCCTGAACGGGGTGCGGCTGTCGAGGTAGAGCTGGTCGCTCGCCACGCCGGCGCGTTCGCGTTCCAGGAAATCGGCGACCGCCGCGCGAAAGCCCGGATCGGCGATCCAGTGCGCGGACAAGGTCTGCACCGGTTCGTAACCGCGCGCGAGCTTGTGACCGCCCTGCGCCCCCGCCTCGACCCGCGAAAGACCGCGCGCGATGGCGATGTCGATCGCCTGATAGTAGCACAGCTCGAAATGCAGGAACCGCACCTCGCGGGTGCAGCCCCAATAGCGTCCGTAGAGCGCCTCCTTGCCAACGAAATTGAGCGCGCCCGCAATCGGTTCGTCCCCGTCATAGGCGAGGATCAGCACGATCCGGTCGCCCATCCGCTCGCCCAGCAGGCTGAAGGCCTCGCGCGTCAGGTAAGGGCTCCCCCATTTGCGCGCGCCGGTGTCCTGATAGAAGAGCCAGAACGCATCCCAGTGCTCCTCACGGATATCGCTGCCGGTGAGATGGCGGATGGCGAGGCCTTCGGTGGCGGCGGCACGTTCCTTGCGCAGATCCTTGCGCTTGCGCGATGACAGCGCGGCGAGGAAGTCGTCGAAGCTGGCGTAATCGCGGTTGAGCCAGTGGAACTGGATATCGGCGCGCGGCAGCCAGCCTGCCTCCTCGAACATTGGCATTTGTTCGGGCGCGATGAAGGTCGCATGGGCGCTCGACATATTGTTCTGTAGGCACACCGCCTCCGCGCCCTTGAGCAGATGCGGAGCGAGACTTGGATCGGACAGCAGCAGGCGCGGGCCGGTGGCCGGGGTGAAGGGTGCGGCGATTTGAAGCTTGGGGTAATAGCGCCCGCCCGCGCGGTGCCAGGCATCGGCCCAGCTGTGATCGAAGACATATTCGCCTTGGCTGTGGCCCTTGGCATAGGAGGGCATGGCGGCAAGCAGCTTGCCCGCCTCATCGGTAATCACGATCGGCGCAGGCTCCCACCCGGTGCCGGGGCCGACGCTGCCCGAATCCTCCATCGCGGTCAGGAATTCGTGGCTGACGAAGGGATTGTCATTTCCGCCAAGCGCGTTCCATTCCGCGCGGTCGAAGCTGCCAACCGAGGGGGCGATGCGCACGGTAAGTTCAGCGTCGCTCACGCCAGCCCCGCTCCTTCCGCGATCAGCGCATCGGCCAGCGCGAGGCCCGTCGCGCGCGTTTCGGGCGAGCGCACCGTCCATGTCAGCAGCGGCCTGCCGCCTGCGCGCCATGCCGCCGCCTCGGCCCGGTGAAGGTCGCGCACGTCGATGGCGAGGAAGTCTGGCTGCGCGGCGGCGAGCGCTTGCGCCTTGCGCCACTCGCCCTTGAAACCGTTTTCGAGCGTGTCGGTCCCGACCAGCCCGCGCGCAATCTGCGGTGCATGGCCCGCGAACCATTCCGGTACGCGAGGATCGAAGCTCATAACCGCAACATCACCCTGATAGTCGGCAATCCCTGCCGCCACTGCGCGGCACGCGGCTTCGACAGCATAGAAGGGCATCGACTTCACCTCGATCAGCACCGGCACCGCACCCGCGACCGCCGCCAGCAGATCGGCCAG from Porphyrobacter sp. YT40 encodes:
- a CDS encoding sel1 repeat family protein, which encodes MNIITISAKTAQTASPDSPLAAWLAAASEGNAGACFDLGVAFSTGSNGAQCDLIEAHKWFNLAAARGHEEASFCRADISDEMTAREIAEAQRRARQWLAEGRLRAA
- a CDS encoding GNAT family N-acetyltransferase codes for the protein MSDAELTVRIAPSVGSFDRAEWNALGGNDNPFVSHEFLTAMEDSGSVGPGTGWEPAPIVITDEAGKLLAAMPSYAKGHSQGEYVFDHSWADAWHRAGGRYYPKLQIAAPFTPATGPRLLLSDPSLAPHLLKGAEAVCLQNNMSSAHATFIAPEQMPMFEEAGWLPRADIQFHWLNRDYASFDDFLAALSSRKRKDLRKERAAATEGLAIRHLTGSDIREEHWDAFWLFYQDTGARKWGSPYLTREAFSLLGERMGDRIVLILAYDGDEPIAGALNFVGKEALYGRYWGCTREVRFLHFELCYYQAIDIAIARGLSRVEAGAQGGHKLARGYEPVQTLSAHWIADPGFRAAVADFLERERAGVASDQLYLDSRTPFRKDS
- a CDS encoding glycerophosphodiester phosphodiesterase family protein, whose translation is MSARPAPGWLTQWEYAHRGLHGPGADGLVPENSLAAARGAIARGMGIECDIQMSGDGEPLVFHDWDLPRLTGAEGLVARHTAEAVLALRLLRTDQRPPRLADLLAAVAGAVPVLIEVKSMPFYAVEAACRAVAAGIADYQGDVAVMSFDPRVPEWFAGHAPQIARGLVGTDTLENGFKGEWRKAQALAAAQPDFLAIDVRDLHRAEAAAWRAGGRPLLTWTVRSPETRATGLALADALIAEGAGLA